A single region of the Undibacterium piscinae genome encodes:
- the nuoN gene encoding NADH-quinone oxidoreductase subunit NuoN has protein sequence MNNMNLIPLYPEIFLLLAICLILVIDMFLADDKRNVTYVLSLLSLAVCGALTMMNSDGGTVYVSNNMFVSDPMGNLLKLFSYIAVGVTMIYGRQYVADRGMTSGVLGGEFYVLALFSLLGQMIMISGNNLLIIYLGLELMSLSLYALVALRREHTVSTEAAMKYFILGALASGFLLYGISMLYGATGTLDLSEMAKAAASPTANKTILVFGTVFLVAGLAFKLGAVPFHMWVPDVYQGSPTAVTLLLGGAPKLAAFAICFRMLVEGLFPRAIDWQQMLIVLAVMSMAVGNITAIAQTNLKRMLAYSTISQMGFMLLGLLSGVSNGNVSLAADAYSASMFYSITYVFTTLGSFGVIMLLARSGFEAENLSDLKGLNKRSPWFAFIMLLLMFSLAGIPPMMGFYAKLSVLQAVLSTGQIWLAILAVIFSLIGAFYYLRVVKLMYFDEPADKGVIVASTDMRIVLSINGLAVLVLGLMPGSLMSTCAAAIVKTLAS, from the coding sequence ATGAATAATATGAACCTGATACCTCTTTATCCTGAAATATTCTTGCTGTTGGCCATCTGCTTAATTTTGGTGATCGACATGTTCCTCGCTGATGACAAGCGCAATGTCACTTACGTACTGAGTTTATTGAGCTTGGCCGTTTGTGGCGCGCTGACAATGATGAATTCAGACGGAGGCACCGTCTATGTCAGTAACAACATGTTCGTGTCTGACCCTATGGGTAATCTGTTGAAGCTGTTTTCCTATATTGCTGTCGGCGTTACGATGATTTATGGTCGCCAGTACGTGGCAGACCGGGGTATGACTAGCGGCGTGCTTGGTGGTGAATTTTATGTTCTTGCACTGTTTTCCTTGTTGGGTCAGATGATTATGATTTCCGGAAATAATCTTTTGATTATCTATCTGGGATTGGAATTGATGTCATTGTCGTTGTACGCATTGGTTGCATTGCGCCGCGAGCACACAGTCTCTACCGAAGCTGCAATGAAGTATTTCATTCTTGGCGCATTGGCCTCAGGCTTTTTGCTTTACGGTATTTCCATGTTGTATGGTGCAACTGGCACTCTCGATCTGAGCGAAATGGCGAAAGCGGCAGCCTCTCCAACGGCAAATAAAACGATCTTGGTATTCGGTACCGTGTTCTTGGTTGCCGGTCTGGCCTTCAAGCTTGGCGCAGTACCATTCCATATGTGGGTACCAGACGTGTATCAGGGTTCCCCTACTGCCGTAACCTTGCTGTTAGGTGGCGCACCTAAGTTGGCGGCATTCGCAATTTGTTTCCGTATGCTGGTTGAGGGCTTGTTCCCGAGAGCGATAGATTGGCAGCAAATGTTGATCGTTCTGGCGGTTATGTCTATGGCTGTTGGTAACATCACCGCGATTGCGCAAACAAATTTGAAACGGATGTTGGCGTATTCGACCATTTCACAAATGGGCTTTATGTTACTGGGCTTGTTGTCTGGCGTTTCCAACGGGAATGTCAGTCTGGCGGCGGATGCTTATAGCGCGTCGATGTTCTATAGCATCACGTATGTATTTACTACCTTAGGTAGTTTCGGCGTCATCATGTTGTTGGCGCGCTCAGGTTTTGAAGCTGAAAATCTGAGTGATCTGAAGGGCTTGAATAAGCGTAGCCCTTGGTTTGCTTTCATCATGCTGCTGTTGATGTTCTCGCTGGCTGGTATTCCGCCGATGATGGGTTTCTACGCCAAATTGTCTGTGCTACAGGCGGTTCTTTCTACCGGTCAGATCTGGTTGGCGATACTCGCGGTAATCTTCTCTTTGATCGGTGCGTTCTATTACCTGCGTGTGGTCAAACTGATGTATTTTGATGAGCCTGCCGATAAGGGTGTTATTGTTGCCAGTACCGATATGCGTATAGTGTTAAGTATTAATGGTTTGGCAGTCTTGGTATTGGGCTTGATGCCGGGTTCCCTGATGTCAACATGCGCTGCGGCGATAGTTAAAACTTTAGCTTCTTAA
- a CDS encoding NADH-quinone oxidoreductase subunit M: MMQSNSFLLSLAIWCPIAFGFFILAFGRDNNPGLVRSVSLIGAIASFLVTIPLVQRFDNAAHGMQFVEKSVWIERIHAFYALGVDGISLWLVPLTAFITVIVVIAAWEVIEKQVAQYMGAFLILSGLMIGVFCATDGLLFYVFFEATLIPMYIIVGVWGGPNRVYAAFKFFLYTLMGSLLTLVAIIYLYLKSGNSFDILTWHGLALSLDTQIMLFIAFLMAFAVKVPMWPVHTWLPDAHVEAPTGGSVVLAAIMLKLGAYGFLRFSLPIAPDASHYLSGFMITLSLIAVIYIGLVALVQTDMKKLVAYSSIAHMGFVTLGFFMFNDMSVQGAIVQMISHGFISGAMFLCIGVLYDRVHSRNIADYGGVVNTMPKFAALFVLFSMANCGLPATSGFVGEFMVILGAVKYNFWIGMLASTALIFGAAYSLWMVKRVVFGAVTHEHVAQLTDLNKREFFMLGMLAIAVIAMGLYPAPFTDAMQVSVTDLLKHVAVSKIAP, translated from the coding sequence ATGATGCAGTCAAACTCCTTCTTATTAAGCCTTGCGATCTGGTGTCCTATCGCGTTCGGATTTTTCATCCTGGCCTTTGGGCGTGACAATAATCCCGGTCTGGTGCGCAGCGTCTCGCTGATTGGCGCGATCGCCAGTTTTCTAGTGACTATTCCATTGGTCCAGCGTTTTGATAACGCTGCCCATGGTATGCAGTTTGTCGAGAAAAGTGTTTGGATAGAACGCATACATGCATTTTATGCTTTGGGTGTTGATGGTATTTCCCTATGGCTGGTGCCACTGACTGCATTCATTACCGTGATTGTGGTGATCGCAGCGTGGGAAGTGATTGAGAAGCAAGTGGCTCAGTACATGGGGGCCTTTCTGATTCTCTCTGGTCTGATGATAGGCGTGTTCTGCGCTACCGACGGTTTGCTGTTCTACGTATTTTTTGAAGCGACCCTGATCCCGATGTATATCATCGTCGGTGTATGGGGGGGGCCGAACCGGGTTTATGCAGCGTTTAAATTTTTCTTGTACACGTTGATGGGTTCGTTGTTAACCTTGGTAGCGATTATTTATCTCTACCTCAAGTCAGGTAATTCTTTTGATATCTTGACCTGGCACGGTTTGGCATTGTCCTTGGATACGCAAATCATGTTGTTCATCGCCTTCCTCATGGCTTTTGCCGTTAAGGTGCCGATGTGGCCAGTTCATACCTGGTTGCCAGACGCGCACGTTGAAGCGCCTACCGGTGGTTCCGTGGTGTTGGCGGCTATCATGTTGAAGTTAGGTGCTTACGGATTTTTGCGTTTCTCGTTACCGATCGCTCCGGATGCAAGTCATTACTTGTCCGGTTTCATGATTACCCTGTCTCTGATCGCCGTCATTTATATCGGTTTGGTTGCACTGGTACAGACCGACATGAAAAAACTGGTTGCCTATTCATCGATCGCTCACATGGGCTTCGTAACATTAGGTTTCTTCATGTTTAACGATATGTCGGTGCAAGGTGCGATCGTGCAAATGATCTCCCATGGTTTTATTTCCGGCGCGATGTTCTTGTGTATCGGAGTTTTGTATGACCGAGTGCATTCCCGTAATATTGCTGATTACGGAGGAGTGGTAAACACCATGCCTAAGTTTGCCGCTCTATTTGTGTTGTTCTCTATGGCTAACTGCGGTCTGCCAGCGACCTCCGGTTTCGTCGGAGAATTCATGGTGATACTTGGGGCCGTGAAATACAATTTCTGGATTGGCATGCTGGCATCGACGGCTTTAATTTTCGGCGCAGCCTACTCCTTGTGGATGGTTAAGCGGGTTGTGTTTGGTGCAGTTACTCATGAGCACGTTGCTCAGTTGACTGATTTAAATAAACGTGAATTTTTCATGCTTGGTATGTTGGCTATTGCAGTGATCGCAATGGGTCTTTACCCGGCTCCATTTACCGACGCAATGCAGGTTTCTGTCACCGATCTGTTAAAGCATGTAGCGGTATCAAAGATAGCGCCCTGA
- a CDS encoding DUF2818 family protein — protein MNVSAASWLVILLAVFAANLPFINERCFALIALQRFPKKTFFLRLIELIVLYFALGALAFTLESITGNRFNQTWEFYAITACLFVVMAFPGFVYRYLKK, from the coding sequence TTGAACGTTTCTGCCGCTAGTTGGTTAGTGATTTTGCTGGCAGTATTCGCGGCAAATCTTCCGTTTATTAATGAACGTTGCTTTGCTTTGATAGCATTGCAACGCTTTCCGAAAAAAACGTTTTTTCTGCGTTTGATAGAGCTCATCGTATTGTATTTTGCTTTGGGTGCGCTGGCGTTTACGCTTGAGTCAATCACCGGAAACCGCTTCAATCAAACCTGGGAATTCTATGCGATTACAGCCTGTCTGTTTGTCGTGATGGCTTTCCCTGGCTTTGTCTATCGTTATCTAAAGAAGTAG
- the nuoK gene encoding NADH-quinone oxidoreductase subunit NuoK produces MTLTLTHFLILGAILFAISIVGIFLNRKNIIVLLMAIELMLLAVNMNFIAFSYYLGDAAGQIFVFFILTVAAAESAIGLAILVVLFRNLDTINVEDLDALKG; encoded by the coding sequence ATGACTTTAACGCTGACACATTTCCTGATTCTGGGAGCGATCTTATTCGCGATTTCCATAGTTGGAATTTTTCTGAATCGTAAAAACATCATTGTTTTATTGATGGCGATTGAATTGATGCTTTTGGCTGTAAATATGAATTTCATTGCATTTTCATATTATTTGGGTGACGCTGCCGGGCAGATTTTTGTTTTCTTCATTTTGACAGTTGCCGCGGCCGAGTCTGCTATTGGTCTGGCTATACTGGTGGTGCTGTTCCGTAATCTCGATACCATTAATGTGGAAGATCTGGACGCGCTCAAAGGGTAA
- a CDS encoding NUDIX hydrolase, with product MCTETTLAYNGSFLKVEKDTVRLPDGKHVSREYIKHPGAVVILPLFDDGSVLLERQFRYPLNQVFLEFPAGKIDTGEAALACAQRELREETGYTATDWRFLCTIHNAIAYSDEHLDIFLARGLTAGDAQLDDGEFLDTFKAPLSDVLNWVKTGQITDVKTVIGTFWLEKISQEKW from the coding sequence ATCTGCACAGAGACTACGCTTGCTTACAATGGCAGTTTTCTGAAAGTCGAAAAAGATACGGTACGTCTGCCCGATGGTAAGCACGTTAGCCGTGAATACATCAAACATCCCGGTGCGGTAGTTATCTTGCCCTTGTTTGATGACGGCAGCGTGCTGCTAGAACGTCAATTTCGCTATCCCTTGAATCAGGTTTTTCTAGAGTTTCCCGCGGGTAAAATCGATACCGGTGAAGCTGCTTTGGCTTGTGCGCAACGGGAGTTGCGCGAAGAAACCGGATATACCGCTACTGACTGGCGGTTTTTATGCACGATACACAATGCAATTGCCTATTCTGACGAGCATCTGGATATTTTCCTGGCACGGGGCTTGACCGCCGGCGATGCACAACTAGATGATGGTGAGTTTCTGGATACTTTTAAGGCACCGCTCTCGGATGTCCTCAATTGGGTGAAAACCGGGCAAATTACCGATGTAAAAACTGTTATAGGTACGTTTTGGCTGGAAAAGATCAGCCAAGAGAAATGGTAA
- the nuoL gene encoding NADH-quinone oxidoreductase subunit L: MAGQLNPHLLLAVPLAPLAGSAIAGLLGTKFFGNLVGRTVSHSATILGVLIAFVISCLTLSAVMDGASYNGTLYQWMNVAGLKLEVGFLVDSLTAMMMCVVTFVSLMVHIYTIGYMKDDDGYNRFFSYISLFTFAMLMLVMSNNLLQLFFGWEAVGLVSYLLIGFWYTKPTAIYANMKAFLVNRVGDFGFILGIGLLVAYAGSMNYAEIFAKKEQLLALTLPGTDWLLLTVACICLFIGAMGKSAQFPLHVWLPDSMEGPTPISALIHAATMVTAGIFMVARMSPLFELSDTALSFIMIIGSITALFMGFLGIIQNDIKRVVAYSTLSQLGYMTVALGASAYSVAVFHLMTHAFFKALLFLAAGSVIIGMHHDQDIRNMGGLRKYMPITWITSLLGSLALIGTPLFSGFYSKDSIIEAVLATNLPGAGFAQFAVLAGVFVTAFYSFRMYFLVFHGEERFGKEHHNDHHADAHDDHADDHHHGLAPGQKPHESPMVVWLPLVLLAIPSVIVGFIAIEPMLFGSFFNGVILVGENHHAMEELRHAFHGPMAMAIHGLTTLPFWLAVAGVATSYFFYMVKPVIPATIKKHSGAVYALLDNKYYLDKFNEVFFARGARILGEGFWNVGDKGLIDGLVVNGSAKLVAWMSKGARLFQTGYIYHYAFVMILGVLGFLVYFMPFPFAK; the protein is encoded by the coding sequence ATGGCGGGGCAACTTAACCCACATTTACTACTGGCTGTACCACTTGCACCTCTGGCAGGGTCTGCCATTGCCGGTTTGCTTGGTACCAAGTTTTTCGGTAATTTGGTTGGACGTACTGTGTCTCACAGTGCAACGATACTTGGCGTGTTGATCGCCTTTGTTATCTCTTGTCTGACGTTATCCGCAGTCATGGATGGCGCTAGCTATAATGGAACTTTATACCAGTGGATGAACGTTGCTGGCCTCAAACTGGAAGTGGGTTTTCTGGTTGATAGCCTCACGGCAATGATGATGTGTGTCGTCACTTTCGTATCGCTGATGGTGCATATTTATACCATCGGCTATATGAAGGATGATGACGGTTATAACCGTTTCTTCTCCTACATCTCGCTTTTCACATTCGCGATGTTGATGCTGGTGATGAGCAATAACCTCTTGCAGTTGTTCTTTGGCTGGGAAGCAGTCGGATTGGTTTCTTATCTGTTGATAGGATTTTGGTATACCAAGCCAACGGCCATTTATGCCAACATGAAAGCCTTTCTGGTTAATCGCGTCGGTGACTTTGGCTTCATCCTTGGTATAGGATTGCTAGTCGCTTATGCTGGTTCTATGAATTATGCAGAGATTTTCGCTAAGAAAGAGCAATTGCTTGCGCTCACCTTGCCTGGTACCGACTGGTTGCTGCTCACCGTCGCGTGTATTTGCCTGTTCATCGGCGCCATGGGTAAATCTGCACAATTTCCTTTGCATGTATGGTTACCTGATTCCATGGAAGGCCCAACGCCTATCTCTGCACTGATTCATGCCGCAACAATGGTAACTGCCGGTATCTTCATGGTTGCCCGTATGTCGCCGTTGTTTGAACTGTCAGATACGGCACTGTCGTTTATTATGATCATCGGTTCTATCACCGCGTTGTTTATGGGTTTTCTGGGGATTATCCAGAACGATATCAAACGTGTGGTTGCGTACTCTACTTTATCTCAGTTGGGTTATATGACAGTGGCATTGGGTGCGTCTGCCTACTCAGTTGCGGTGTTCCATCTGATGACACATGCGTTCTTTAAAGCCTTATTGTTCCTGGCCGCGGGTTCCGTGATTATCGGTATGCATCATGATCAAGACATCCGCAATATGGGTGGCTTGCGCAAATATATGCCGATTACATGGATTACCTCTCTATTGGGATCGCTGGCTTTGATAGGCACCCCATTGTTCTCCGGTTTCTATTCTAAGGACAGCATCATTGAAGCGGTGTTGGCGACTAATTTACCTGGTGCTGGTTTTGCCCAGTTTGCCGTGCTAGCCGGTGTATTTGTCACCGCATTTTATTCTTTCCGTATGTATTTCCTGGTATTTCATGGCGAAGAGCGTTTTGGTAAGGAGCATCACAATGATCACCATGCCGATGCGCATGATGATCACGCCGACGACCATCATCATGGATTAGCTCCTGGTCAAAAGCCGCACGAATCTCCTATGGTGGTTTGGTTGCCGTTGGTTTTGCTGGCGATACCTTCGGTAATTGTAGGTTTCATAGCGATCGAACCTATGTTATTTGGTAGCTTTTTCAATGGCGTTATTCTGGTCGGAGAAAATCATCATGCGATGGAAGAGTTGCGCCATGCGTTTCACGGTCCGATGGCAATGGCGATACACGGTTTGACTACCTTACCGTTTTGGTTGGCCGTAGCTGGTGTTGCTACTTCATATTTCTTTTATATGGTGAAGCCTGTCATCCCTGCGACAATCAAGAAGCACTCTGGCGCGGTGTACGCCTTACTCGACAATAAGTATTACCTGGATAAATTCAATGAAGTATTTTTCGCACGTGGCGCACGCATACTCGGTGAAGGATTCTGGAATGTCGGTGATAAAGGCTTGATCGATGGTTTGGTTGTGAATGGCAGCGCGAAACTAGTTGCCTGGATGTCCAAAGGCGCTCGCTTGTTCCAGACCGGTTATATCTATCACTATGCTTTCGTAATGATATTGGGTGTATTGGGATTCCTGGTGTACTTCATGCCTTTCCCGTTTGCAAAATAA
- a CDS encoding acyl-CoA thioesterase, translating into MIEAKIAERRLVYTVTIPIRWGDMDAMGHVNNTVYFRYMEQARIEWLNMMGCLVDEQGNGPVIVNAYCTFKKPLKYPGQVEVCTYIGATGRSSVETIQEMRSVEDGYTLYAEGGAKLVWVNASTEKSMPLPDVIRQKLAELKPEGRRKRVVV; encoded by the coding sequence ATGATAGAGGCAAAAATAGCGGAAAGGCGACTGGTGTATACGGTGACGATTCCGATACGCTGGGGCGATATGGATGCTATGGGACATGTCAATAATACCGTCTATTTCCGTTATATGGAGCAAGCGCGGATCGAGTGGCTAAACATGATGGGCTGCCTAGTCGATGAGCAGGGCAACGGCCCGGTCATCGTCAATGCCTATTGCACTTTTAAGAAGCCGTTAAAATATCCGGGGCAGGTAGAGGTCTGCACCTACATCGGCGCCACCGGCCGTAGTAGCGTAGAAACCATACAGGAAATGCGCAGCGTTGAAGATGGTTATACGCTGTACGCAGAAGGTGGAGCGAAGCTGGTATGGGTCAATGCCAGCACCGAAAAATCTATGCCTTTGCCGGATGTGATTCGCCAGAAGCTCGCCGAGTTAAAGCCGGAAGGCCGTCGCAAAAGGGTGGTGGTCTGA
- a CDS encoding PAS domain-containing protein has protein sequence MNAVQAINFESIFQHAPVGMCVSKNRSILACNDNLALMFGYKKDDLIGLSFLVLYPTVAEYERTGARISPIINAKGYYSDERIMKRANQELFWCHVSGRGLDKTDAHAEGIWTFEDLSSKRTVSAELTPREREIAALLVEGKTSKLIARQVNLSPRTVEMHRAKLMRKFDAATSSELVHKLLRIGS, from the coding sequence ATGAATGCAGTGCAGGCGATTAACTTTGAATCCATTTTTCAACATGCTCCGGTTGGCATGTGCGTCTCGAAAAACCGTAGCATTCTGGCCTGCAACGATAATCTTGCGCTGATGTTCGGTTATAAAAAAGACGACTTGATCGGACTCTCTTTTTTAGTTCTTTACCCCACCGTCGCCGAGTATGAGCGCACTGGTGCGCGCATCAGCCCTATCATTAACGCCAAAGGCTATTATTCGGATGAGCGGATTATGAAACGGGCTAACCAGGAATTATTCTGGTGCCATGTTTCCGGTCGGGGCCTGGATAAGACCGACGCGCATGCGGAAGGCATCTGGACGTTTGAAGACCTGAGCTCCAAACGTACGGTCTCTGCGGAACTAACTCCAAGGGAGCGAGAAATCGCAGCTTTACTGGTTGAAGGAAAAACCAGCAAGCTAATTGCGCGTCAAGTCAACCTCAGCCCGAGAACCGTGGAAATGCACAGGGCCAAACTGATGCGTAAATTCGACGCTGCCACTTCAAGTGAACTGGTCCATAAATTATTAAGGATAGGCAGTTAA
- a CDS encoding CoA transferase subunit A, whose product MDKVYPDANRALADIVKDGQTIAVGGFGLCGIPEALIAALRDSGVQNLTAISNNAGVDGFGLGQLLTTRQIKKMISSYVGENKEFERQYLAGELQLEFTPQGTLAEKLRAGGAGIPAFFTKTGVGTIVADGKEIREFDGQQYVMERSLVSDVSLVKAYKADKAGNLVYRKTARNFNPNVAMAGKITVAEVEVLVEIGELDPDEIHTPGIYVQRIVVNATPEKRIEQRTVRPS is encoded by the coding sequence ATGGACAAGGTATATCCTGATGCGAATCGCGCGCTGGCTGATATCGTAAAAGACGGACAGACGATTGCGGTTGGCGGTTTTGGCTTATGTGGAATTCCCGAGGCGCTGATCGCCGCCTTGCGCGATTCTGGTGTGCAGAATTTAACCGCGATTTCGAATAATGCCGGAGTCGATGGTTTTGGTCTCGGGCAACTGCTGACAACGAGACAAATAAAAAAAATGATCTCGTCTTACGTCGGTGAAAACAAAGAGTTTGAGCGCCAATATCTGGCCGGTGAATTGCAACTCGAATTTACGCCTCAGGGTACGTTAGCGGAAAAATTGCGCGCCGGTGGTGCCGGGATACCTGCCTTTTTCACTAAAACTGGCGTCGGCACTATTGTTGCCGATGGCAAGGAAATACGTGAGTTTGACGGTCAGCAATATGTCATGGAACGCTCTTTGGTGTCGGATGTTTCTTTGGTGAAAGCCTATAAGGCCGATAAGGCAGGCAATCTGGTGTATCGCAAGACGGCCCGTAACTTCAATCCTAACGTGGCGATGGCAGGGAAAATTACCGTTGCCGAGGTTGAGGTGTTGGTGGAGATTGGTGAACTGGATCCGGATGAGATACACACTCCCGGCATTTATGTGCAACGTATCGTCGTCAACGCTACGCCAGAGAAGCGCATAGAGCAACGTACGGTCCGCCCTTCGTAA
- a CDS encoding electron transfer flavoprotein-ubiquinone oxidoreductase, giving the protein MEYDVVIVGGGPAGLSAAIKLKQLAAETGREVSVCVLEKGGEPGAHILSGAVMDPKALSELFPNWKEMGAPLNTEVTEDRVLVLTEKKAYKTPNWMLPACFENHGNYIVSLANVTRWLGQQAEALGVEVFPGFAAAEVLYNEDGSVKGVATGNMGVDRHGAASSSFQLGMELHAKYTLFAEGARGHLGKQVMAKYDLNKGKDPQSYGIGIKELWEIDPKQHQAGLVVHTTGWPLMDQYSGSFLYHLENNQVAVGYVVGLAYENPYLSPYEEFQRFKTHPAIRGFFEGGKRISYGARAITAGGLQSLPKLVFPGGALIGCDAGFLNMSRIKGSHAAIKTGMLAATAAFDALGAERQHDELSAYSTSFEQSWLHEELYTARNVKPLLKKGTYGSPLVWLDQMILRGKAPWTLHHTKADHECLRPASEFTPITYPKPDGKLTFDRLSSVFISNTNHAEDQPIHLTLKDANVPVNVNLATYAGPESRYCPAGVYEFVKTDEGADRLQINAQNCVHCKTCDIKDPSQNIIWVTPEGGGGPNYPSM; this is encoded by the coding sequence ATGGAATATGACGTGGTCATTGTCGGCGGCGGTCCAGCAGGCTTGTCCGCTGCGATCAAATTAAAACAACTTGCCGCAGAAACAGGTCGCGAAGTATCGGTCTGCGTGCTGGAAAAAGGCGGTGAGCCTGGCGCACATATTTTGTCTGGTGCCGTCATGGACCCTAAGGCACTCAGCGAGTTATTCCCTAACTGGAAAGAGATGGGCGCACCGCTAAATACCGAAGTCACTGAAGACCGGGTATTAGTTCTGACCGAGAAAAAAGCCTATAAAACTCCAAACTGGATGCTACCAGCCTGTTTTGAAAATCATGGCAACTACATTGTCTCGCTCGCTAACGTCACCCGTTGGTTGGGTCAGCAAGCCGAAGCGCTTGGGGTCGAAGTATTCCCGGGATTTGCCGCGGCCGAAGTCTTATACAACGAAGATGGTTCCGTCAAAGGTGTAGCGACTGGCAATATGGGTGTAGACAGACATGGTGCCGCCTCGTCTTCATTCCAGCTCGGGATGGAATTGCATGCAAAATACACGCTGTTCGCAGAAGGCGCACGCGGTCATCTCGGCAAGCAAGTCATGGCCAAGTACGACCTGAATAAAGGTAAAGATCCGCAATCCTATGGCATCGGGATCAAGGAATTGTGGGAAATTGATCCTAAACAGCATCAGGCTGGCTTGGTTGTACATACCACCGGTTGGCCTTTAATGGATCAATACAGTGGTTCCTTCCTGTATCACCTCGAAAATAATCAGGTTGCAGTTGGCTATGTGGTTGGACTCGCCTATGAAAATCCTTACCTGTCTCCATACGAAGAATTCCAGCGCTTCAAGACTCATCCTGCGATTCGCGGCTTCTTCGAAGGCGGAAAGCGTATTTCTTACGGCGCGCGCGCGATTACCGCCGGTGGCTTACAGTCTTTACCGAAACTTGTTTTCCCTGGTGGCGCCTTAATTGGCTGCGATGCCGGCTTCCTGAACATGAGCCGTATTAAAGGTAGTCATGCAGCGATCAAGACCGGTATGCTGGCGGCCACAGCGGCATTTGACGCCCTAGGCGCAGAACGTCAACATGACGAACTGTCCGCCTATTCAACCTCCTTTGAGCAGTCCTGGTTGCACGAAGAGTTGTACACAGCCCGCAATGTGAAGCCATTGCTGAAAAAAGGTACCTATGGTTCACCATTGGTCTGGCTTGATCAGATGATTTTACGTGGTAAAGCACCATGGACCTTACATCACACTAAGGCCGATCACGAATGCCTGCGCCCGGCTTCTGAATTCACACCGATCACGTACCCGAAACCGGACGGCAAATTGACATTCGATCGCCTGTCGTCAGTATTCATTTCCAATACGAACCACGCTGAAGACCAGCCTATCCATTTGACCCTGAAAGACGCGAATGTGCCTGTCAACGTCAATCTGGCGACCTATGCGGGTCCGGAATCACGCTATTGCCCGGCAGGCGTGTATGAGTTTGTGAAAACCGATGAAGGCGCTGATCGCTTACAAATTAATGCACAGAACTGCGTCCATTGCAAAACCTGTGACATTAAGGATCCAAGCCAAAACATCATCTGGGTAACACCAGAAGGTGGCGGTGGCCCTAACTATCCGAGTATGTAA
- a CDS encoding SDR family oxidoreductase, whose product MGIEVNFEGKIALVTGASSGLGARFAKILAQAGAQVVLASRRIDRLKELRAEIEAEGGAAHVVALDVTDYASIKSAIAHAETEAGPIDILINNSGVSTTQKLLDVTPEDYAYVMDTNQRGAFFVAQEAAKRMIARYKGDPKKQHRIINIASVAGLRVLPQIGVYCMSKAGVIHMTKAMAVEWGKFGINVNAICPGYISTEINAEHFNSEQGKKLIDMLPRKRVGVPEDLDGLLLLLAAEESRFLNGTIVTADDGMSVQ is encoded by the coding sequence ATGGGCATTGAAGTTAACTTCGAAGGAAAAATCGCACTCGTTACCGGTGCCTCCAGCGGTCTTGGTGCCCGCTTTGCTAAAATTTTGGCGCAAGCCGGGGCTCAGGTTGTGCTCGCGTCGCGTCGCATCGACAGGCTCAAAGAGTTACGCGCTGAGATAGAGGCCGAGGGCGGCGCCGCTCATGTAGTGGCTTTGGATGTTACAGACTATGCCAGCATCAAATCAGCCATCGCTCATGCCGAGACTGAGGCTGGCCCCATCGATATCCTGATTAATAATTCCGGTGTCTCTACGACTCAAAAACTGCTGGACGTGACACCGGAAGATTATGCCTACGTCATGGATACCAATCAACGCGGTGCGTTTTTTGTGGCGCAAGAGGCTGCCAAACGTATGATCGCGCGCTACAAGGGCGACCCTAAAAAGCAGCACCGCATCATCAATATCGCTTCGGTTGCCGGTTTACGCGTATTGCCGCAAATCGGTGTGTATTGCATGAGTAAAGCGGGCGTCATTCATATGACGAAAGCGATGGCGGTGGAGTGGGGGAAGTTTGGTATCAACGTCAACGCCATCTGCCCGGGGTATATCTCTACGGAGATTAACGCCGAACACTTTAATAGTGAACAAGGTAAAAAACTGATAGACATGTTGCCTAGGAAGCGGGTTGGTGTGCCGGAAGATTTGGACGGATTACTGTTGTTACTGGCAGCTGAAGAGTCGCGGTTTTTAAATGGGACTATTGTCACCGCCGATGACGGGATGAGCGTGCAATGA